One Vibrio rumoiensis genomic window, AATTGGTCGGCTTGCATATTGGCAATATCAGAAGCTTTGCCTTGAAAGTCAGAGCGCGCTTGTGTGTCATCAATTAAAAGTAGACGTTGGCCTTTTTTAACCGGTTGGCCTTCACGAACAAGCACTTGTTTAACAATACCACCCTCAAGGTTTTGTATCACTTGCATCTGAGTGGATGGAATAACTTTAGCCGTTCCTGTCGTTACTTTATCAAGCTTAGTCAGAGATGCCCAAATGATCGCGATAATAAAAAAAGCCACGATTGTCCAGAGCATGATTTTGGTCGTATAAGTGGTGCTTAGCATTAATGCTGATGACTTATCATCGACGAAGTCTAGTTGTTCGGTGGTGAGTTTTTTTTTCATTGAATTACCAAGAGCAAGCGAAGCTTATTACCCAATAGATAGTGTTGTGTTAGTCATGCGTTAGTGATGAACTATTTTATCATCAACTTTGTAAGAATAATCACTGCGATAAATGATGACATCTTTTAATTTATATTATATAGAAATAATGTTTTAAGTCACCTATATTCACAGTTGCGAATATATTAATGATTATATACCCGTGATCATTGAAGATGCTTGATTTTATCCTTGAACAGGATCATGCTACCAAACATGAAAATAGAACTTTCCAACCAAAAAAAAACGTAATCGTTCACCAAGGTAACTTGACTCGATATTAACGGGGAACAGCCTATAGATCAAAGATGTTGGGGTACGGTCTCTTCGCCACAACAGCCGTGATGATCTCACTCAACACTGACATTGCCGACAAGCCACGTTTTTGCAGGTTTCGATGAGGGTATGTATCCTACTGCGGAATTTATCGCCTGCATCCGAGGTCGTTCCGAAGCTGATTTTCCTTTGGATTACAAAACCTCTAATACATCGCTCAGCTTCATTATTGGTTAAGGATTGACACTTTCTTGAGGAAAACCCACAAGCTCTCTCTATGTTTGAGCAGTAACTTGCATCGCCCCCGATATCGCTTGACCATGACATCAGTCCCTTTGCTCAACCAATGATCGAACGATTTCTGCAACCTACGCATTCTTCGTAAGTATAGCGCATAATTTAACTCATCTTGTTCATAACGATGCCGAGTATGGAAAATGGCGTTCGTCAGCAAACAAAGATGTTCTGCCAATATAAGCGGTGTGGCCACCGCCACTATAATCCGCCATTTGCTGAAGGTTACGCTTCACATGTGCCCAACATAACTGATGACGGTCTGCGGCTATCCAGTTATAGCTAGGCACTGGTCGCTGACCACAATGCCTGCATAGTCTTCATCAATGACCTTTTCGCTGATGAGGTCGAGCGCGAATAAAGTATTTGCTCATAGAAGGTCATCACTTGCCACTAACCAACACCAGCGAAGGCTTTGTTCATCATTTCTGTGATGAGAGGTCTCGTCAGCATGAATCAAAGGCGCTCTTTAATGCTTGTTTTATCGCTTGATGTAATGGCGTTAGCATTGAAGCGACTTTCGTTTGAGCGCTGATCGCGCCAACTGAAAAGGTTGTGCCAAGCTGTTCTTTGAGAAGAGATTGATTTTTCGAACACTGAGGTGATATTGCCCCGCAAGAACCCCAATGTAACTTAATAAGTTAGGCCCTATAATCCCTTGTGATGCATCGTCAGGCTTTTGAGCTTTGACGGCTTTGCAATGCCGACATTGACCTGAAAATAAACGGTATTCGGTGATATCGACAGTGGGCTTGGGAATATCAAAGACTTGGTGTCGGTAGTAAGGGCCGTCATGAACATCAATGTCAGACTGTTCGCAACAAGGACAACTATCAGGGAAGCAATCAATAATGATATCCGTGTCTTTAACGGGGAAAGTTTTCGTTGATGCCCTGTGTGGCCTTTTTAGCTCCTCTCGAATTGCGACCACCAGAGCTTTCATCTTTTTCGCTCATGGCGATCTTTAGGACTGTCTGATGAGGGCGATTTTGAAGAGTTTTGGAGCTAGTGGTAAGCTTATCTTCATAGTGCCTGAGCTGCTCCCACAGCTCATCAATAAGCACCTTAGCCTCATTCAGATCAGAGACTTTAGGTGGTGCGTCTTGGTATTTAGGAGCTTTTTCTAGTCATATAACTATGATGAAGCTCAAAATGATCACTCAATACCTAAAGGATCAAGTGCTAGAGGTCACAGTTTTATGTCAATAGGGTTTGGTGAACACTTACGAAAAACAACTTGAACGGATGCACGATTCATCTCGTGACCGTCGAGTATGTGATCGTATCAAAGCTGTCGTGCTTGCTTCTGAAGGTTGGTCTGTTTCTATGATTTCGCAAGCATTGCGAATTCATCAAACGACGGTGACTCGTCATATCAATGACTATTTACAGTCTGAAAAATTAAAACCCGAAAATGGTGGCTCACAAAGTAAACTCAATGCCGATGAAACGATGGCATTAATTGAGCATCTTGCTGAAAATACCTTTCATACTCACCAGATTGTTGAGTACGTCCAGAATCAATTCCAAGTCACTTACACTGTCGCTGGAATGAATAAATGGTTACACCATAATGGCTTTTCCTATAAGCAACCTAAAGGTGTTCCACACAAACTTAATCCTGAAGCTCAAGAAGCTTTTATTCAGCATTATCAAGAGCTGAAGCAACTCAATGAACCGATTTTATTTATGGATGCAGTGCATCCAAGCCAAGCGACTAAAATCACTTACGGTTGGATCCGCAAAGGTGAAGATAAAGTAATTGAAACGACCGGTAGCCGTACACGATTAAACTTTGTCGGTGCACTGAATCTAACGGATATATCTACGACAGTGACCGAAAGTTATGAAACGATTGATAGTGAAAGTATTGCCCGTTTCTTTTGGAAACTGAAAAAAGCTCATTATCCATTAGAGCAAAAGATTCATGTAATTCTCGATGGTGCCGGTTATCACCGAAGTCAGCTGGTAAAAGATTTTGCTCGGATGCTCAATATCGAACTGCATTATTTGCCCCCTTACAGTCCAAATTTGAATCCAATAGAACGACTGTGGAAGGTCATGCATGAGCATGCCAGAAATAATGTTTACTTCCCGACAAAAGCATCCTTTAAGGATGCAATAAATCGATTTTTTGATGTGACTTTGCCCAAAGTTGCAGGCTCACTGACAACTCGAATTAACGACAATTTTCAGGTTTTGAAATCTGCAACTTCAAGTTAATTGGGTATAGACTGTTATGTCCTACATTACCTACATGATGTTTGGATTGGTTAAAACAGTGAATAAAACGATTGTTAGTGGTATAATTACAATCGTTTTATTTCTATCTAGCAGAACTATTGTTTAACCTCTATTGTGATATAAATATAGAGGTGTTCTTACTTTTAAGCTTGTTTATTGCTGCTTTAAGATTAAATTCCTATAAATATAAGATTGGCTTATCCTGGTTTTAAGGAAACAATCAACTAACAGATTGAGTTATCTATGGAAAATAATATCCCTTCTTCAAATGTCACCAATGTTAACGTTGAAAGTGGTTCAGTTTTTGTCATTAAAGCTGGTCAGGGAGCTGTATTGGTTACAGGAAATTATCAGTTGAAGTCTGATGAGGTTTTATTGGTGACTCCAGAGGCAAACGCAACTGTCTCTGGACAAGGACAACAAGTACACATCCATAATACTCAATCGGCCGTATCTATTGTACCAAATGCAACTGGGCCTGTGGCGACTACATTGGGACCACAAGTTCAAATTAACGCTGAAAATGCACAAAATGCGAATTTTACTGAATCGGATATTGCGAATATCCAACGCTCGGTAATGAACCTGCAAGATCCTAGTCAAGATATTATGAACCCTGTAAATTCGGATGAACAAGGTTCTCAATCAAATCAAACTGATGATATTGCCGCTATTCAGCAAAGTATTTTGGCAGGACAAGATCCAACTCAAGAAGCAGAAGCACCAGCAGCAGGTGAGGGCGCGGGCGACACCGCTAATAACTCTTTGTATCGATTGACTACAATTATGACGCTGTTTTAACTCACGCGGATACGATACTAAAGGTTTTGAACGTGAATACCGTGATGAAGAAGATGAACGAGGCGTTCTTATTGCTGACGGTGGTGAAACCTTGCCGTTGAAGTTACAGAAGGTGATTTAGACAGTGGTGGTGGTTACCCAACTGAAAGTATAGCTTCGGTTGTAGTTGAAAAAGGTACCTATGCTCTTGATCCAAATTCGTTTTATATCCCGAAGAAAGCGTAGATTCTTTACTTGGTGAATTAAATTCTGAGATCACATCAGGTGGTGAACCTGTTGTATTTACGATGCGGAAACCAATACTTTCACGGGTATGCAAGATGGTGAACCAGTCGTTTCATTTGATGTTGATTTCGTTGCCCTACCCAACGGTGATGTAACCGTTTCTATTACCACAACGGTTAATCAACCTATCGATCATATTTCAGGTGACACCACAGGTATAGTGAGTAATCAAGGGGATGATATTCATATTGAATTCCCAGTATCGGGGATGGATATCAATGGTAATGAAATCAAAGAACCGATTAATATCGAAATTGATGTTAATGATGGTGCCAATGAACAATTTGGTACCGACTCAGGCACCACGATCAATGAAACTGATGACCGTGATTTAATTGTAGATGGCCAAGTACCATTGGATCTTGGTAGTGATGAAATTGCCACTATTACGTTTGATCCAAACCAACCCTCATTAGAAGGGTTAACGAGCAATGGTGAACCTACAGAATATACCGTTGATGGTAATGTAGTAATTGTAACAGATATTAATGGCGAACCAGTTTTAACTGTTGAGGTTCAGACCGATGGATCTTATACCGTTCAAGCCACTGGTCCACTTGACCAGGATGCAGACGATATAATAAATCTAAATTTAGGTATTACTGCAACAGATGATGATGGTGATACTGCTAACGGTACAATTGTTATCAATATTGAAGATGGTGAGAATGTTGATGTTAGTGACGTTGTCACAATAGCTGAGGGCGATCTGAAAACCCAGCAGCAGGTAACGCATATCCTGTACATGGCACGAGTAGCGTTACCATTACTGCAATAGATGATAACTTAAATCCTTCTACATTACGTTTAAGTGAAGAAGGCAAAGCCCAGCTAGTTTCTGGAATGGGTAAAATTACGATCCATAATGGTCAGCCAATTGAATTTACCATGACCACCGATGAAAACGGTGTGGTAACCATTTCTGCAGTCGATGGTGATGGAAATCCAGTTTTCGATATCACCATGACGCCAACCATGTCTGAAAATGGTGATGTGACGGTTGTCACCAATGTCAATCAATATCAACCGCTTGATGAAAAAGAGGGTACTGGAGATACAACCGGTCTTATCACCAATAATGGTGACACTATTTCGGTTGACCTACCGCTAGAAATTGATGACACCGATGGTGATACTTCAAATGTTGATATCACGGTGAATTTTGTTGATGGTGAAGATCCAAGTTTTGGTGACAATACCGAGATTGCTGAGATCACTGAAAATGACGGTGAACAAACGGCCAATGGCAGCATTGAATTTGACCAGGGCAGTGATTATGTTGACCAAATTGTCTTTGACCCAAGCCAACCGTCTCACTGGCATCACCAGTAATGGTGAAGCGACTCACATTGATACTGCGGCACTGGCAAACGATCCAAGCACGTTAACCTTGTTGGATGTTGATAATAACCCCGTGATGAGTGTGACCATCGATGCGGATGGTAATTACACGGTGACGCAATACCAATCGATTGATCAAGATGACAGCGACATCACCAACATTGCGTTGAATGTTTCTGGTACGGATGACGATGATGATACCGCGAATGGTACCATCAATATCGTGATTAATGACGGCGCGAATGCTGCGGATGTGAGCGATACGATTGAGGTCATCGAAGGTGATGTTGATACTGGTGCCGTGGATGCGGATGGAAACCCTGTCCAAACCTACCCAGTCGAAGGCCATGGCTCAATCACGATCGCATCGCCAAGTGATAACTTGGTCGCAAGCTCACTGCGTTTAAGCGAAGCGGGTAAAGCCGCTCTACAAAATGAGATGTCAGAAGTCACCATCAACGGTGGCGATCCAGTTGAGTTCAGCATGACGACCGATGACAATGGTGTGATCACCATCACCGGTGTGGATGGCGAGGGCAACCCAGTTCTTGATATCACCATGACGCCAACCATGTCTGAAAATGGTGATGTGACGGTTGTCACCAATGTCAATCAATATCAACCGCTTGATGAAAAAGAGGGTACTGGAGATACAACCGGTCTTATCACCAATAATGGTGACACTATTTCGGTTGACCTACCGCTAGAAATTGATGACACCGATGGTGATACTTCAAATGTTGATATCACGGTGAATTTTGTTGATGGTGAAGATCCAAGTTTTGGTGACAATACCGAGATTGCTGAGATCACTGAAAATGACGGTGAACAAACGGCCAATGGCAGCATTGAATTTGACCAGGGCAGTGATTACGTTGACCAAATTGTCTTTGACCCAAATCAACCGTTCACTGGCATCACCAGTAATGGTGATGCGACCAGCTACAGTGTTGATGACAACACATTAAGTCTAGTGGATGCCGATGGCAATCCCGTGATGGATGTAACCATTGACGCGCAAGGCAACTACACGGTTACGCAATACCAACCTATCGATCAAGATGACAGTGACATCACCAATATTGCGTTGAATGTTTCTGGTACGGATGACGATGATGATACCGCGAATGGTACCATCAATATCGTGATTAATGACGGCGCGAATGCTGCGGATGTGAGCGATACGATTGAGGTCATCGAAGGTGATGTTGATACTGGTGCCGTGAATGCGGATGGCAACCCT contains:
- a CDS encoding IS66 family transposase, with product MSWSSDIGGDASYCSNIERACGFSSRKCQSLTNNEAERCIRGFVIQRKISFGTTSDAGDKFRSRIHTLIETCKNVACRQCQC
- a CDS encoding IS630 family transposase; amino-acid sequence: MHDSSRDRRVCDRIKAVVLASEGWSVSMISQALRIHQTTVTRHINDYLQSEKLKPENGGSQSKLNADETMALIEHLAENTFHTHQIVEYVQNQFQVTYTVAGMNKWLHHNGFSYKQPKGVPHKLNPEAQEAFIQHYQELKQLNEPILFMDAVHPSQATKITYGWIRKGEDKVIETTGSRTRLNFVGALNLTDISTTVTESYETIDSESIARFFWKLKKAHYPLEQKIHVILDGAGYHRSQLVKDFARMLNIELHYLPPYSPNLNPIERLWKVMHEHARNNVYFPTKASFKDAINRFFDVTLPKVAGSLTTRINDNFQVLKSATSS